In the Gossypium arboreum isolate Shixiya-1 chromosome 10, ASM2569848v2, whole genome shotgun sequence genome, one interval contains:
- the LOC108477013 gene encoding fatty acid amide hydrolase-like, translating to MGLLRDAGVVYKPVEQIDLGPCSNESYFKADKAPRMAGFLLKIFAWFLESRIIGALLLYIVKKNNQVHKLVSNATLEEPPMFVPLHPITDLNQQEVKQIDSDASPPERVQQAIKCVPVTSDKSLDLKSSCFRRWTIADYSRAYSTGEITPLRVAEHFIDAVRESCSPPLPMSFFINSDAEDILRQATESTLRYERGNPISALDGVLIAIKDEIDCYPYPTTGGTKWLHKFRPCTGDACCVMRLRSCGVILVGKTNMHELGAGVSGINPHYGPIRNPYDPKKICGGSSSGSAAVVSSGLCPVALGVDSGGSVRMPASLCGVFGFKPTFGCIPHSGVLPLNWTVGTVGILAATLDDAFIVYAAISGDLPSHKPTTLPPKVQFPLLNSTKPISNIRFAKYGEWFNDCSDEIRICCSNALNLLCDHYKWKTVGVTIPDIESMLLAHYVTISSECSTSLSSHMEKLDFAEIGWDVRVALRVCGAFHGKEYIQAQKMRNRQMQIHNNIFAMADVIVAPTTGRTAYSIVDDALKTGEVDCINGAALIRYQIAGNFLGLPAVTVPVGYDKAGLPIGLQFIGKPWSEPTLMHVAYAMQALCISEYRKPKVFYDLLHKS from the exons ATGGGATTGTTGAGGGATGCTGGCGTCGTCTACAAGCCTGTAGAGCAGATTGATCTTGGTCCTTGCAGCAATGAGTCATATTTTAAAGCCGATAAAG CTCCTCGTATGGCTGGATTTCTGCTGAAAATCTTTGCCTGGTTCTTGGAGTCAAGGATCATTGGAGCGTTGTTGCTGTACATAGTGAAGAAGAACAATCAAGTTCACAAG CTTGTTTCGAATGCAACTCTGGAGGAACCACCTATGTTCGTCCCCTTGCATCCTATTACTG ACCTTAATCAACAAGAAGTCAAACAAATTGACTCTGATGCATCTCCACCAGAACGAGTTCAACAGGCAATAAAATGCGTTCCTGTAACCTCAGATAAGTCACTAGATCTAAAATCAAGCTGCTTCCGGCGCTGGACAATAGCAGATTATTCAAGAGCCTATAGTACTGGAGAAATAACTCCTCTGAGG GTTGCGGAGCACTTTATAGATGCTGTGCGTGAATCTTGCAGTCCTCCTTTGCCAATGTCCTTCTTCATTAACTCTGATGCTGAAGATATTCTAAGGCAAGCTACAGAGTCAACACTTCGATATGAAAGAG GGAATCCAATATCTGCTCTAGATGGAGTCCTGATTGCTATCAAGGATGAAATAGATTGTTATCCATATCCAACCACAG GAGGTACAAAGTGGCTTCACAAATTTAGACCTTGTACTGGTGATGCATGCTGTGTTATGCGCCTCAGATCCTGTGGTGTTATACTTGTTGGAAAGACTAATATGCATGAACTTGGAGCTGGAGTAAGTGGGATAAATCCCCACTACGG GCCTATTAGAAATCCCTATGATCCGAAAAAAATTTGTGGTGGTTCTTCGAGTGGATCTGCTGCAGTAGTATCTTCAGGCTTATGCCCTGTTGCCCTTGGTGTGGATAGTGGAG GATCTGTGCGGATGCCTGCATCCCTTTGTGGTGTTTTTGGATTCAAACCAACGTTTGGATGCATACCTCATTCAGG TGTTCTTCCTCTGAACTGGACAGTGGGGACAGTTGGAATACTagcagctaccttagatgatgcATTTATTGT TTATGCTGCTATTAGTGGCGACCTTCCATCACATAAGCCAACCACTTTACCT CCCAAAGTGCAATTTCCGCTGCTGAACTCAACAAAGCCAATATCGAATATCAGGTTTGCAAAATATGGAGAG TGGTTCAATGATTGCAGCGATGAAATCAGAATATGCTGCTCCAATGCTCTGAACTTACTTTGCGACCATTACAAGTGGAAG ACTGTAGGGGTTACTATACCAGATATAGAATCGATGCTCCTTGCACATTATGTGACCATTAGTTCCGAATGCAGCACTTCACTGAGTTCTCATATGGAAAAACT CGATTTTGCAGAAATAGGATGGGATGTAAGGGTAGCACTTAGGGTATGTGGTGCTTTCCATGGCAAAGAGTATATACAGGCCCAGAAAATGAG GAATCGACAGATGCAAATTCATAACAATATATTTGCCATGGCAGATGTCATAGTTGCTCCAACAACAGG TCGGACTGCATACTCGATAGTTGATGATGCTCTAAAGACTGGTGAAGTAGACTGCATAAATGGAG cTGCCCTTATCCGTTATCAGATAGCAGGAAACTTTTTGGGATTACCTGCTGTGACTGTCCCT GTCGGTTATGACAAAGCAGGTTTGCCGATTGGCCTTCAGTTTATAGGGAAACCTTGGTCGGAACCTACATTAATGCATGTAGCATATGCAATGCAG GCCTTGTGCATCTCGGAGTATAGAAAGCCGAAGGTTTTCTATGATCTACTTCATAAGAGCTGA